From Solea senegalensis isolate Sse05_10M unplaced genomic scaffold, IFAPA_SoseM_1 scf7180000012410, whole genome shotgun sequence, the proteins below share one genomic window:
- the LOC122759818 gene encoding DNA-(apurinic or apyrimidinic site) endonuclease-like isoform X2, which translates to MRLARLFGGVWLVFTSCCETACLRFCCVRAVCLKSVFTVRASSSMKRGKKAEEAATAEGENDTGSAPAKKGKSAKEPEAPILYDDPPDKMTSKDGREANTKITSWNVDGLRAWVKKNGLDWVREENPDILCLQETKCAEKDLPANITSMPEYPHKYWASSNEKGGYSGVAMLCKTEPLNVPYGIGKEEHDKEGRVITAEFPNFYLVTAYVPNSSKGLVRLDYRKTWDEDFKMYLSELDIQKPVVLCGDLNVAHQEIDLKNPKGNKKNAGFTPEEREGFSQLLEAGFVDSFRELYPEQTYAYTFWTYMMNSRAKNVGWRLDYFLLSSSLVPGLCDSKIRNKAMGSDHCPITLHIAV; encoded by the exons ATGCGACTTGCGAGATTGTTCGGGGGAGTGTGGCTGGTCTTTACATCCTGTTGTGAAA CGGCGTGTTTGAGGTTTTGTTGTGTGCGTGCTGTGTGTCTGAAAAGTGTGTTTACGGTCAGAGCGAGTTCAAGTATGAAGAGAGGCAAGAAGGCAGAGGAGGCAGCTACTGCAGAGGGGGAGAACGACACCGGCTCTG CTCCTGCAAAGAAAGGGAAGAGTGCTAAGGAACCAGAGGCCCCGATACTGTACGATGATCCTCCTGACAAAATGACGAGCAAAGATGGACGTGAAGCCAACACGAAGATCACCTCCTGGAATGTCGATGGACTGAGGGCCTGGGTGAAAAAGAATGGCCTGGAT TGGGTACGTGAGGAGAATCCAGATATTTTGTGCCTACAAGAGACGAAGTGTGCAGAGAAAGACCTCCCTGCCAACATCACCTCAATGCCTGAGTACCCGCACAAGTACTGGGCTAGCTCAAATGAAAAGGGGGGTTACAGCGGTGTGGCCATGCTCTGCAAGACTGAGCCCCTCAACGTGCCCTATGGAATTG GGAAAGAGGAGCACGACAAGGAGGGCCGGGTCATCACTGCCGAGTTCCCCAACTTCTACCTGGTGACCGCCTATGTGCCAAATTCCAGCAAAGGCTTGGTGCGCTTAGATTACCGTAAAACCTGGGATGAGGACTTCAAGATGTATCTAAGCGAGCTGGACATCCAGAAACCTGTGGTACTTTGTGGTGACCTCAACGTTGCACACCAGGAGATCGATCTTAAAAACCCCAAGGGGAACAAGAAAAATGCAGGCTTCACCCCCGAGGAGCGTGAGGGCTTCAGTCAGCTTCTCGAAGCAGGATTCGTCGACAGCTTCCGCGAGCTTTACCCCGAGCAGACCTATGCCTACACCTTCTGGACCTACATGATGAATTCCCGTGCAAAGAATGTTGGCTGGAGGCTTGATTACTTTTTGCTTTCATCCTCTTTGGTGCCAGGTTTGTGCGACAGCAAGATCCGGAACAAGGCAATGGGAAGCGACCACTGCCCCATCACTCTGCACATTGCTGTGTAA
- the LOC122759818 gene encoding DNA-(apurinic or apyrimidinic site) endonuclease-like isoform X1, with translation MRLARLFGGVWLVFTSCCESTTACLRFCCVRAVCLKSVFTVRASSSMKRGKKAEEAATAEGENDTGSAPAKKGKSAKEPEAPILYDDPPDKMTSKDGREANTKITSWNVDGLRAWVKKNGLDWVREENPDILCLQETKCAEKDLPANITSMPEYPHKYWASSNEKGGYSGVAMLCKTEPLNVPYGIGKEEHDKEGRVITAEFPNFYLVTAYVPNSSKGLVRLDYRKTWDEDFKMYLSELDIQKPVVLCGDLNVAHQEIDLKNPKGNKKNAGFTPEEREGFSQLLEAGFVDSFRELYPEQTYAYTFWTYMMNSRAKNVGWRLDYFLLSSSLVPGLCDSKIRNKAMGSDHCPITLHIAV, from the exons ATGCGACTTGCGAGATTGTTCGGGGGAGTGTGGCTGGTCTTTACATCCTGTTGTGAAAGTACGA CGGCGTGTTTGAGGTTTTGTTGTGTGCGTGCTGTGTGTCTGAAAAGTGTGTTTACGGTCAGAGCGAGTTCAAGTATGAAGAGAGGCAAGAAGGCAGAGGAGGCAGCTACTGCAGAGGGGGAGAACGACACCGGCTCTG CTCCTGCAAAGAAAGGGAAGAGTGCTAAGGAACCAGAGGCCCCGATACTGTACGATGATCCTCCTGACAAAATGACGAGCAAAGATGGACGTGAAGCCAACACGAAGATCACCTCCTGGAATGTCGATGGACTGAGGGCCTGGGTGAAAAAGAATGGCCTGGAT TGGGTACGTGAGGAGAATCCAGATATTTTGTGCCTACAAGAGACGAAGTGTGCAGAGAAAGACCTCCCTGCCAACATCACCTCAATGCCTGAGTACCCGCACAAGTACTGGGCTAGCTCAAATGAAAAGGGGGGTTACAGCGGTGTGGCCATGCTCTGCAAGACTGAGCCCCTCAACGTGCCCTATGGAATTG GGAAAGAGGAGCACGACAAGGAGGGCCGGGTCATCACTGCCGAGTTCCCCAACTTCTACCTGGTGACCGCCTATGTGCCAAATTCCAGCAAAGGCTTGGTGCGCTTAGATTACCGTAAAACCTGGGATGAGGACTTCAAGATGTATCTAAGCGAGCTGGACATCCAGAAACCTGTGGTACTTTGTGGTGACCTCAACGTTGCACACCAGGAGATCGATCTTAAAAACCCCAAGGGGAACAAGAAAAATGCAGGCTTCACCCCCGAGGAGCGTGAGGGCTTCAGTCAGCTTCTCGAAGCAGGATTCGTCGACAGCTTCCGCGAGCTTTACCCCGAGCAGACCTATGCCTACACCTTCTGGACCTACATGATGAATTCCCGTGCAAAGAATGTTGGCTGGAGGCTTGATTACTTTTTGCTTTCATCCTCTTTGGTGCCAGGTTTGTGCGACAGCAAGATCCGGAACAAGGCAATGGGAAGCGACCACTGCCCCATCACTCTGCACATTGCTGTGTAA